The alpha proteobacterium U9-1i genome includes a region encoding these proteins:
- a CDS encoding protein YceG like (FIG004453): MARFRPVDRRRGGFWGFFSLLIGLGIIVAAAALVAVFAFNAEATRAGPAQADAAFTVERGQSAAAIGSALESQGLIRDALLFRIATRAFAQGQSLQAGEYEIEAGASLRDIVRKMAEGDVIDHSITFAEGITISGVMRIIGESEYLTGDLPEAPPEGSILPETYHVARGMTRAALLQQMRDARDAALAEIWEGRQPNLPITTPEELVTLASIVERETGVAAERPLVAAAFVNRLRRPMRLESDPTIIYGVCRQFPTRCRDGRLIDAQGNPRVIRASEIALRNPYNTYQIDRLPPTPIANPGRAALEATANPADSNAIFFVADGSGGHAFAATLAEHNANVARWRQIEAQRLAAERAGR; the protein is encoded by the coding sequence ATGGCGCGATTTCGGCCGGTCGATCGGCGTAGAGGCGGCTTCTGGGGCTTCTTCTCGCTTCTGATCGGCCTTGGAATCATTGTGGCTGCAGCCGCATTGGTTGCTGTGTTTGCGTTCAACGCCGAGGCGACGCGCGCGGGCCCCGCGCAAGCGGACGCGGCGTTTACTGTGGAACGCGGCCAAAGCGCGGCAGCGATTGGATCTGCGCTGGAAAGCCAGGGACTTATTCGCGACGCGCTGCTGTTTCGAATCGCCACGCGCGCGTTCGCGCAAGGCCAAAGCCTGCAGGCCGGTGAGTACGAGATCGAGGCCGGCGCTTCGCTGCGCGACATCGTTCGCAAGATGGCCGAAGGCGACGTCATCGATCATTCGATCACGTTCGCCGAGGGCATCACCATCAGCGGCGTAATGCGCATCATCGGTGAGAGTGAGTACCTCACTGGCGATCTGCCGGAGGCGCCGCCCGAAGGTTCAATTCTGCCAGAAACCTATCACGTTGCGCGCGGCATGACGCGCGCGGCGTTGTTACAGCAGATGCGCGACGCGCGCGATGCAGCACTCGCCGAGATTTGGGAGGGGCGCCAGCCGAACCTGCCGATCACGACGCCCGAAGAATTGGTGACGCTCGCTTCGATCGTTGAGCGTGAAACCGGCGTGGCGGCTGAGCGTCCGCTGGTTGCGGCGGCGTTCGTCAACCGCCTGCGTCGACCCATGCGCCTCGAAAGCGATCCAACCATCATCTACGGCGTGTGCCGGCAATTCCCGACGCGCTGCCGCGATGGCCGCTTGATCGATGCGCAAGGCAATCCGCGTGTGATCCGGGCGAGCGAGATTGCGCTCCGCAATCCGTACAACACCTATCAAATCGATCGCCTGCCGCCGACGCCGATCGCGAATCCTGGCCGGGCCGCGCTCGAAGCAACGGCCAATCCAGCTGACTCGAACGCGATATTCTTCGTCGCCGACGGCAGCGGCGGCCATGCCTTCGCGGCCACCCTGGCCGAGCACAACGCCAATGTCGCGCGGTGGCGCCAGATCGAAGCGCAACGTTTGGCGGCGGAACGCGCGGGACGCTAG
- a CDS encoding 3-oxoacyl-[acyl-carrier-protein] synthase KASII: MAGASPRRVVITGIGLVTPLAGDRETSWKRLLEGRSGANVIEHFKVDDLPTKIACLVPRVDGRGGGAGDSAAFNADSVLSAKEQRRVDDFILYGIAAAQEAVADSGWVAESDDDKHRTGVLIGSGIGGLNSIADTTLQLERDGPRKISPFFIPGSLINLVSGHVSIKYGFKGPNHAVVTACATGAHAIGDAARLIKYGDADVMVAGGAEAAICRIGMAGFCALRALSTGFNDTPEKASRPYDKGRDGFVMGEGAGCVVLEEYEHAKARGAKIYAEVKGYGLSGDAHHITAPADDGDGGFRAMSAALRDAGMTPADIDYVNTHGTSTPLGDEIELRAIERLFGAASKGVSLSSTKSAIGHLLGAAGAVEGIFCALAIRDGIVPPTLNLDNPSVESAIDLTPHKAKKRPVKTAMSNSFGFGGTNAALIITAVS; encoded by the coding sequence ATGGCTGGCGCCTCCCCGCGTCGTGTCGTCATCACTGGGATCGGTCTTGTCACACCGCTTGCCGGTGATCGCGAGACCTCCTGGAAGCGGCTGCTCGAAGGCCGTTCCGGCGCGAATGTGATCGAACATTTCAAGGTCGACGATTTGCCGACCAAGATCGCTTGCTTGGTGCCGCGCGTTGACGGGCGCGGCGGCGGCGCGGGCGATAGTGCTGCGTTCAACGCTGACAGCGTGCTGTCCGCGAAGGAGCAACGCCGCGTCGATGATTTCATTCTGTACGGAATTGCCGCCGCGCAAGAAGCGGTGGCGGATTCCGGCTGGGTAGCTGAGAGCGACGACGACAAGCACCGCACTGGCGTGCTGATCGGGTCGGGCATTGGCGGTTTGAATTCGATCGCTGACACGACGCTTCAATTGGAGCGCGACGGCCCGCGTAAGATCAGCCCGTTCTTCATTCCGGGCTCGCTGATCAACCTCGTGTCAGGCCACGTTTCAATCAAGTACGGCTTCAAAGGCCCGAACCACGCGGTTGTCACGGCCTGCGCCACCGGCGCTCACGCCATCGGCGATGCTGCGCGGTTGATCAAATACGGCGACGCCGATGTCATGGTGGCGGGGGGCGCCGAAGCTGCGATCTGCCGCATCGGCATGGCCGGTTTCTGTGCGTTGCGCGCTCTTTCAACCGGCTTCAACGACACACCGGAGAAGGCGTCACGTCCGTATGACAAAGGTCGCGACGGCTTTGTCATGGGCGAAGGGGCGGGCTGCGTCGTTCTTGAGGAATACGAACACGCCAAGGCGCGCGGCGCGAAGATTTACGCCGAAGTCAAAGGCTACGGCCTCTCCGGCGACGCACACCACATCACCGCACCCGCGGATGATGGCGATGGCGGTTTCCGAGCCATGAGCGCAGCGCTCCGCGACGCGGGCATGACGCCGGCCGACATCGACTACGTGAACACGCACGGCACATCGACGCCACTGGGCGATGAGATTGAGTTGCGTGCGATCGAGCGCTTGTTCGGCGCTGCGTCCAAGGGTGTGTCGCTCTCGTCCACGAAATCGGCGATTGGGCATTTGCTCGGTGCGGCCGGCGCCGTCGAAGGCATTTTCTGCGCGTTGGCGATCCGCGACGGCATCGTCCCGCCGACGTTGAATCTCGACAACCCCTCGGTCGAGAGCGCCATCGATTTGACACCGCACAAGGCCAAGAAGCGGCCCGTGAAAACGGCGATGTCGAATTCGTTTGGCTTTGGTGGCACAAACGCCGCCTTGATCATCACAGCGGTTAGCTAA
- a CDS encoding acyl carrier protein, protein MSEVFERVKTIVIKHLEAAPEKVTEKASFIDDLGADSLDNVELVMAFEEEFGIEIPDDAAEHIQTVGDAVKFISGKVG, encoded by the coding sequence ATGTCGGAAGTGTTTGAGCGCGTGAAGACGATCGTGATTAAGCATCTCGAAGCCGCGCCGGAGAAGGTGACCGAGAAGGCCAGCTTCATCGACGATCTGGGCGCTGACAGCCTCGACAACGTCGAGCTGGTGATGGCGTTCGAAGAAGAATTCGGCATCGAGATCCCGGACGATGCGGCGGAGCACATCCAAACGGTGGGCGATGCTGTGAAGTTCATCTCCGGGAAAGTGGGCTGA
- a CDS encoding 3-oxoacyl-[acyl-carrier protein] reductase, which produces MFSLAGKTALVTGASGGIGGAIAKALAAQGARVALSGTRVEALEKVQAEIADSVILPCNLSDAAAVDALVGQAEAALGKLDILVANAGITKDGLLLRMKDEDFQNVLRVNLESYFRLSRAALKSMMKARWGRIIGITSVVGVTGNPGQANYAASKAGMIGFTKALAAEVASRNVTANCVAPGFIASPMTDVLNEAQKGALMTKIPAGRLGEGQDVAAAVAYLSSEEAGYMTGQTLHVNGGMAMI; this is translated from the coding sequence ATGTTCAGCTTGGCAGGCAAAACCGCGCTCGTGACGGGCGCATCTGGCGGAATCGGCGGCGCGATCGCCAAGGCGTTGGCGGCGCAAGGCGCGCGCGTCGCGCTTTCGGGCACGCGCGTGGAGGCGCTGGAGAAAGTGCAGGCTGAGATCGCCGACAGCGTAATACTGCCGTGCAATCTCTCGGACGCCGCCGCCGTTGACGCGCTGGTGGGGCAGGCGGAAGCGGCGCTGGGCAAGCTCGATATTCTGGTCGCCAATGCCGGCATCACCAAAGATGGGCTGCTGCTGCGCATGAAGGACGAGGATTTTCAGAACGTCCTGCGGGTCAATCTGGAGAGCTATTTCCGGCTCTCACGTGCGGCGTTGAAGAGCATGATGAAAGCGCGCTGGGGGCGCATCATCGGCATTACGTCGGTTGTCGGCGTCACCGGCAACCCGGGGCAAGCCAACTACGCGGCATCCAAGGCGGGCATGATCGGCTTCACCAAGGCGCTCGCGGCGGAAGTGGCGAGCCGCAACGTCACAGCCAATTGCGTGGCGCCGGGCTTTATCGCTTCACCCATGACGGACGTCCTGAACGAGGCGCAGAAAGGTGCGCTCATGACCAAGATCCCAGCCGGCCGGCTGGGCGAGGGTCAGGACGTGGCGGCCGCCGTTGCCTACCTGTCCAGTGAGGAAGCCGGCTACATGACCGGCCAGACGCTGCACGTGAATGGCGGGATGGCGATGATCTGA
- a CDS encoding malonyl CoA-acyl carrier protein transacylase codes for MSTAFIFPGQGSQTPGMGKSLFDAFASAREVFQEVDDALGEKLSRLIFDGPAEDLTLTANTQPALMAVSAAAVRALEREFGVGVAKAAFVAGHSLGEYSALAAAGALSLSDTARLLRVRGNAMQAAVPPGVGAMAALIGKVDVATAEEIAKEGAAAGVVGVANDNNIGNVVISGDKAGVDAALAAAKAKGVRGIPLAVSAPFHSPLMQPAADAMAEALGKIEIAPLAAILVANVTARPVSEPATIRKLLVEQVTGRVRWRESVEWMATEGGVARFVEIGAGKQLSGMVKRNAPDAEAIALNEPADLEAFAKTL; via the coding sequence ATGAGCACAGCCTTCATTTTTCCGGGCCAGGGCAGCCAGACGCCCGGCATGGGCAAGAGCCTTTTCGACGCCTTCGCCTCGGCTCGCGAGGTGTTTCAGGAGGTCGATGACGCCTTGGGCGAGAAGCTTTCGCGGCTGATTTTCGACGGGCCCGCGGAGGATCTTACGCTCACCGCCAATACCCAACCGGCCTTGATGGCCGTTAGCGCCGCCGCGGTGCGGGCGCTTGAGCGCGAGTTCGGCGTGGGCGTCGCCAAAGCGGCCTTCGTGGCCGGACATTCGCTGGGCGAGTATTCGGCCCTGGCGGCGGCAGGCGCACTCTCGTTGAGCGACACCGCGCGGTTGCTGCGGGTGCGCGGCAACGCCATGCAAGCTGCCGTCCCGCCGGGCGTGGGCGCGATGGCGGCATTGATTGGGAAAGTGGATGTCGCGACCGCCGAGGAGATCGCCAAGGAAGGCGCCGCGGCCGGCGTCGTCGGCGTCGCCAACGACAACAACATCGGCAACGTCGTAATTTCTGGCGACAAGGCCGGCGTCGACGCAGCTTTGGCGGCGGCGAAAGCCAAGGGCGTGCGTGGCATTCCGCTGGCGGTGTCGGCGCCGTTCCACTCACCTCTGATGCAGCCAGCTGCAGACGCGATGGCCGAGGCGCTCGGGAAAATTGAGATCGCGCCTTTGGCGGCAATCTTGGTGGCGAACGTTACTGCGCGGCCGGTGAGTGAACCGGCGACGATCCGCAAGTTGCTCGTGGAGCAAGTCACTGGGCGCGTGCGCTGGCGCGAAAGCGTGGAATGGATGGCGACTGAAGGCGGCGTTGCGCGGTTCGTTGAAATCGGCGCAGGCAAACAGCTTTCCGGCATGGTGAAACGTAATGCGCCAGACGCTGAAGCTATCGCGCTGAACGAGCCTGCGGATTTGGAAGCGTTCGCGAAGACGCTGTGA
- a CDS encoding SSU ribosomal protein S6p, whose protein sequence is MAFYEHVLIARPDISPQQVDALIEDITKTVKELGGHTGKTEYWGLRNLTYRIRKNRKGHYCLVNLDCAPPIVHELERRLKINEDVMRFKTIRVEELDEEPSPILARRDRDERRRARREGRDDEGGFDGGEE, encoded by the coding sequence ATGGCATTCTACGAACACGTGCTTATTGCGCGGCCAGATATCTCGCCGCAGCAAGTCGATGCGCTCATCGAAGACATCACGAAGACGGTGAAGGAATTGGGCGGCCACACCGGCAAGACCGAGTATTGGGGCCTTCGCAACCTCACCTATCGCATCCGCAAGAACCGCAAGGGTCACTATTGCCTGGTGAACCTCGATTGCGCGCCGCCGATCGTGCATGAGCTCGAGCGTCGGTTGAAGATCAACGAAGACGTGATGCGCTTCAAAACCATCCGCGTCGAAGAACTCGATGAAGAGCCCTCGCCGATCCTGGCCCGTCGCGACCGCGACGAGCGTCGTCGTGCGCGCCGTGAAGGCCGCGACGATGAAGGCGGCTTTGATGGCGGGGAGGAATAA
- a CDS encoding SSU ribosomal protein S18p, with the protein MSKQAPKFNISNIPARRPFGRRRKVCPFSGDAAPKIDYKDVKTLQRYISEKGKIVPARITAVSAKKQRELARAIKLARELALLPFAVQ; encoded by the coding sequence ATGAGCAAGCAAGCTCCGAAGTTCAATATTTCGAACATTCCGGCACGCCGCCCATTCGGCCGCCGGCGCAAAGTGTGCCCGTTCTCGGGCGACGCCGCGCCGAAGATCGACTATAAGGACGTGAAGACCCTGCAGCGCTACATCAGCGAAAAGGGCAAGATCGTTCCCGCCCGCATCACTGCGGTTTCCGCCAAGAAGCAACGTGAACTCGCCCGCGCCATCAAGCTCGCGCGCGAACTCGCGCTGCTGCCGTTCGCCGTTCAGTAA
- a CDS encoding LSU ribosomal protein L9p, whose translation MQVILLERVESLGGIGDEVKVRDGFARNFLLPQKKALRANDANRKVFEARRAEIEARNAEARASAEKSSKGIDGQTYALIRQAGEAGQLYGSVSARDIADEILKSGAKIDRAAVVLDKPIKTVGLHAVRIRLHAEVSVNVTVNVARSADEAERQAKGENVITAALEADRADAEAAAKEIAANSIANDPSARAE comes from the coding sequence ATGCAAGTCATCCTGCTTGAACGCGTCGAAAGCCTCGGCGGCATCGGCGACGAAGTGAAGGTGCGTGACGGTTTCGCCCGCAACTTCCTGCTCCCGCAAAAGAAGGCGCTGCGCGCCAACGACGCCAACCGCAAAGTGTTCGAAGCGCGCCGCGCCGAGATCGAAGCGCGGAACGCCGAAGCGCGCGCGAGCGCCGAGAAATCCTCCAAGGGCATCGACGGCCAAACCTATGCGCTCATCCGCCAAGCGGGCGAAGCCGGCCAGCTCTACGGCTCGGTCTCAGCACGCGATATCGCCGATGAAATCTTGAAGTCCGGCGCCAAGATCGACCGCGCTGCGGTTGTTCTCGATAAGCCGATCAAAACCGTCGGTCTGCACGCTGTGCGGATCCGCCTACACGCCGAAGTCTCGGTGAATGTCACGGTCAACGTGGCGCGCTCCGCTGACGAAGCCGAACGTCAAGCCAAAGGCGAAAACGTCATCACGGCGGCCCTCGAAGCCGATCGTGCGGACGCTGAGGCCGCCGCAAAGGAAATTGCGGCCAACTCGATCGCCAACGACCCCTCGGCCCGCGCCGAGTAA
- a CDS encoding putative peptidase: MWAAGAIAIAAFGLSACNRAAPHQEYTAAQFHETLQHGISANGPYAFSQDGATVLISSDASGVINTYALPTAGGDATALTELTAGAARPLGYFPNDGRVLYAADVGGNELDHLYVRGEDGQVRDITPGERLRANFLGWSADGATFYVTTNERDPSWFDLYAYNATDFSRRLLFQNTGHFVDAVSRDGRWAALRRETSSSNGDVYVVDLNATGAARAPRLITQHTGNAAFAVFTFTPDSTALIYGTDEHGEFRQAWSYNLSTQAKAPVIEAEWDVQSLTFSNSGRYRVTSINADGSTQTTILDTQSNNAVALSGLPNADVTAVRFNRDETQAALLVVSDTSPPDIYMADLANGQTRRLTTALNPDISEDMLVNAEVTRFAARDGVQVPGILYRPRTATAENKAPAVVFVHGGPGDQSRRGYNPTVQHLVNHGYAVYLINNRGSSGYGKTFYHMDDRRHGEVDLADVVESRAYLSSLDWIDGSNVAIMGGSYGGYMVAAALAFQPEAFDVGINLYGVTNWPRTLLSVPAYWAAQRQRLYDELGDPNTDVERMTRISPYFHAENIRRPLLVLQGLNDPRVLPPESEEIVAKVRANNVPVEYIAFPDEGHGFQRRANRITASEAYLSFLDRYLVGDGTAPAPASGEQPAN, translated from the coding sequence ATGTGGGCGGCCGGAGCGATCGCGATCGCCGCTTTCGGTTTGAGCGCCTGTAACCGGGCAGCCCCGCACCAAGAATACACCGCCGCGCAGTTCCACGAGACTTTGCAGCACGGCATCTCGGCCAACGGCCCCTACGCGTTCTCGCAAGACGGCGCGACCGTGTTGATCTCCAGCGACGCCTCGGGCGTCATCAACACCTACGCGCTCCCCACCGCTGGCGGCGACGCCACCGCGCTGACTGAACTCACCGCGGGTGCTGCGCGCCCGCTCGGTTATTTCCCCAATGACGGCCGCGTTCTCTACGCGGCGGACGTCGGCGGCAACGAACTCGACCACCTCTATGTGCGTGGTGAAGACGGGCAAGTCCGCGACATCACCCCGGGCGAGCGCCTGCGCGCCAACTTCCTCGGCTGGAGCGCCGATGGCGCGACGTTCTACGTCACGACCAACGAGCGCGACCCGTCCTGGTTCGATCTCTACGCGTACAACGCCACGGATTTCAGCCGTCGCCTGCTCTTTCAAAACACTGGCCATTTCGTCGACGCCGTCTCGCGCGACGGCCGCTGGGCAGCACTACGCCGCGAAACCTCCAGCTCGAACGGCGATGTGTACGTCGTCGACTTGAACGCCACAGGCGCCGCGCGCGCGCCGCGTCTCATTACTCAGCACACCGGCAACGCTGCCTTCGCGGTGTTCACATTCACGCCGGACAGCACCGCGCTGATCTACGGCACCGATGAGCACGGCGAATTCCGCCAAGCCTGGAGCTACAATCTTTCCACGCAAGCCAAAGCGCCGGTGATCGAAGCCGAGTGGGACGTCCAAAGCCTCACCTTCTCCAACAGCGGCCGCTATCGCGTCACCTCAATAAACGCCGATGGATCAACGCAAACCACAATCCTGGACACGCAGAGCAATAACGCTGTTGCGCTGTCAGGCTTGCCGAATGCCGACGTCACGGCCGTCCGCTTCAATCGCGATGAAACCCAGGCCGCACTGCTCGTCGTCTCCGACACGTCGCCGCCGGACATCTACATGGCCGATCTCGCGAACGGCCAAACGCGCCGCCTCACCACCGCCCTTAACCCCGACATCAGCGAAGACATGTTGGTGAATGCGGAGGTGACACGCTTTGCCGCCCGTGACGGCGTGCAAGTCCCCGGCATCCTTTATCGCCCGCGCACCGCAACAGCGGAGAACAAGGCGCCAGCGGTCGTGTTCGTCCACGGCGGCCCCGGCGACCAAAGCCGCCGCGGCTACAACCCGACGGTCCAGCACCTCGTGAACCACGGCTACGCGGTGTACCTGATCAACAACCGCGGCTCGTCGGGCTACGGCAAAACCTTCTACCACATGGACGATCGCCGCCACGGCGAAGTCGACCTCGCCGATGTCGTGGAGTCACGCGCGTATCTTTCCTCGCTCGATTGGATCGACGGCAGCAACGTCGCCATCATGGGCGGCTCGTACGGCGGCTACATGGTCGCGGCCGCGCTCGCGTTCCAACCGGAAGCCTTCGACGTAGGCATCAATCTCTATGGCGTGACCAACTGGCCGCGCACGCTGCTTTCGGTCCCTGCTTACTGGGCCGCGCAACGCCAGCGTCTCTATGACGAACTTGGCGATCCCAACACCGACGTCGAGCGCATGACGCGCATCTCGCCGTACTTCCACGCGGAGAACATTCGTCGGCCATTGCTTGTGTTGCAGGGCCTGAACGATCCCCGCGTGCTGCCGCCTGAAAGCGAGGAAATCGTTGCAAAGGTCCGCGCGAACAACGTTCCGGTGGAATACATAGCCTTCCCCGACGAAGGCCACGGCTTCCAGCGGCGCGCCAATCGCATCACCGCCTCGGAGGCGTACCTGAGCTTCCTCGACCGATATCTCGTCGGCGACGGCACGGCGCCCGCGCCGGCGAGCGGCGAACAGCCCGCCAACTAG
- a CDS encoding putative peptidase, which produces MRHVRTLAASAIIAAVGLGLAACNRETPHQTYTAQQFYETTSFSLASGDGYAYSADGANILISGDATGVYNAYSLPAAGGDPTALTNSTTTATYAVTYFPNDGRVLYSTDGGGDELTHIYLRTEDGQTRDLTPGARVKAAFAGWRSDGSVFYVTTNERNPSAFDLYAYDATSYQRTLVYQNNEGYHLEDISSDGRWVALVQDISSANNNIHLVDLNATGAARRPRLISEHAGNIEHGIYTFTPDNSALVYGTDEHGEFTQAWTYNLTSGAKAVLVQADWDVQNVSFSRSGRYRVSSVNADASTQMTITDTQSNAAVAVSGLPEGDITQVRFNRDETQIAVLVASDTSPANVFVADLSGGDARRLTNALNPAIDENMLVTASVARFPSYDGLEIPGILYRPRTATAENRVPAIVLVHGGPGGQSRRGYSAQIQHLVNHGYAVYAINNRGSSGYGKTFYHLDDRRHGDVDLQDVVASRAFLASQDWVDGDKVAIMGGSYGGYMVAAALAFQPDAFNVGINIFGVTNWTRTLSSIPAWWGAQRASMFDELGDPATDSERLNRISPLFHAANITKPLLVVQGANDPRVLQAESDDLVAAVRANNVPVEYIVFPDEGHGFQRRDNRVTASEAYLAFLNQYLKGETPAEPSPS; this is translated from the coding sequence ATGCGACATGTGCGAACACTTGCGGCGAGCGCGATTATTGCGGCGGTTGGGCTTGGCCTGGCCGCGTGCAATCGTGAAACGCCGCACCAAACTTACACCGCGCAACAATTCTACGAGACAACCAGCTTCTCGCTCGCGTCGGGCGACGGCTATGCGTACTCGGCGGACGGCGCGAACATCCTGATCTCGGGAGACGCCACCGGCGTTTACAACGCCTATTCACTGCCAGCTGCTGGCGGCGATCCAACGGCGTTGACCAACTCGACGACCACCGCGACCTACGCGGTGACGTATTTCCCCAACGATGGTCGTGTTCTTTACTCGACCGACGGCGGCGGCGACGAGCTCACGCACATCTACCTGCGCACGGAAGATGGCCAGACGCGCGATCTGACGCCCGGCGCGCGGGTTAAGGCCGCCTTCGCCGGTTGGCGTTCGGACGGTTCGGTGTTTTACGTGACGACCAACGAGCGCAATCCAAGCGCGTTCGATCTCTATGCGTATGACGCCACCAGCTATCAGCGCACGCTCGTCTACCAAAATAACGAGGGCTACCACCTCGAAGACATTTCGAGCGACGGCCGTTGGGTCGCCTTGGTGCAAGACATCAGCAGCGCCAACAACAACATCCATCTCGTGGATCTCAACGCGACCGGCGCCGCGCGCCGTCCGCGCTTGATCTCAGAGCATGCCGGCAACATCGAGCACGGCATCTACACGTTCACGCCGGACAATTCGGCGCTTGTGTACGGCACCGATGAGCATGGCGAGTTCACCCAAGCCTGGACGTACAATCTGACGTCCGGCGCGAAGGCCGTGCTCGTTCAAGCGGATTGGGACGTTCAAAACGTTTCGTTCTCACGGTCGGGGCGCTATCGCGTTTCGTCGGTGAACGCCGACGCCTCCACGCAAATGACCATCACCGACACGCAATCGAACGCGGCGGTGGCGGTTTCCGGCTTGCCGGAAGGCGATATCACGCAAGTGCGCTTCAACCGCGACGAAACTCAAATCGCGGTGTTGGTTGCTTCGGACACCTCGCCCGCGAACGTGTTCGTGGCTGATCTGTCGGGCGGCGACGCGCGTCGTTTGACCAACGCGCTCAATCCGGCCATCGACGAGAACATGCTCGTCACCGCTTCGGTGGCGCGCTTCCCAAGCTATGACGGTCTGGAAATTCCCGGCATCCTCTATCGCCCACGTACGGCGACGGCCGAAAACCGCGTTCCGGCCATCGTGCTCGTGCACGGCGGACCGGGCGGCCAATCACGCCGCGGTTACAGCGCCCAGATCCAACACCTCGTGAACCACGGCTACGCGGTCTACGCGATCAACAACCGCGGCTCTTCGGGCTACGGCAAGACGTTCTACCATCTCGACGACCGCCGCCACGGCGACGTTGACCTGCAAGACGTCGTCGCCTCGCGCGCGTTCCTCGCTTCGCAGGATTGGGTCGATGGCGACAAAGTCGCGATCATGGGCGGTTCTTACGGCGGCTACATGGTCGCCGCGGCGTTGGCGTTCCAACCGGACGCATTCAATGTTGGCATCAACATTTTCGGTGTCACCAACTGGACGCGTACGCTCAGCTCGATCCCGGCATGGTGGGGCGCTCAGCGCGCTTCCATGTTCGACGAACTGGGCGATCCGGCGACCGACAGCGAACGCCTGAACCGCATCTCGCCGCTCTTCCACGCCGCCAACATCACCAAGCCGTTGTTGGTCGTGCAGGGCGCGAACGATCCGCGCGTGTTGCAAGCCGAAAGCGACGACCTCGTCGCCGCTGTTCGCGCCAACAACGTGCCGGTCGAGTACATCGTGTTCCCGGATGAGGGCCACGGCTTTCAACGGCGCGACAACCGCGTCACGGCCTCGGAAGCCTATCTCGCGTTCCTGAACCAGTACCTGAAGGGCGAAACGCCGGCGGAGCCATCTCCGTCGTAA